A genomic stretch from Bosea sp. F3-2 includes:
- the yihA gene encoding ribosome biogenesis GTP-binding protein YihA/YsxC yields the protein MTTSTTKPYDAEEIEAARKLFEGPWDFVWASTKIDDLPPMVGQEIAFAGRSNVGKSSLINALTRRNALARTSHTPGRTQQLNFFRQVGHDERLTIVDMPGYGYAAVGKEKVAAWTKLIHDYLRGRSNLMRVYVLIDARHGIKDVDGAVLETLDKAAVSYQVVLTKGDALKPADQQFMAEATYDEIKRRPAAFPEVLLTSSEKGMGIPEFRAAIARVLAERP from the coding sequence ATGACCACGTCCACGACCAAGCCCTATGACGCCGAGGAGATCGAGGCCGCCCGCAAGCTCTTCGAGGGGCCGTGGGATTTCGTCTGGGCCTCGACCAAGATCGACGACCTGCCGCCGATGGTCGGCCAGGAGATCGCCTTCGCCGGCCGCTCCAATGTCGGCAAGTCGAGCCTGATCAACGCGCTGACCCGGCGAAACGCCCTGGCACGCACCTCGCACACGCCGGGCCGGACGCAGCAGCTCAACTTCTTCCGCCAGGTCGGCCATGACGAACGCCTGACCATCGTCGACATGCCCGGCTATGGCTACGCCGCGGTGGGCAAGGAGAAGGTCGCGGCCTGGACCAAGCTGATCCACGACTATCTGCGCGGCCGCTCGAACCTGATGCGCGTCTATGTGCTGATCGATGCCCGCCACGGCATCAAGGATGTCGACGGCGCTGTGCTGGAGACGCTCGACAAGGCTGCCGTCTCCTATCAGGTCGTGCTGACCAAGGGCGACGCGCTGAAGCCGGCCGACCAGCAATTCATGGCTGAGGCGACCTATGACGAGATCAAGCGTCGCCCGGCCGCCTTCCCCGAGGTGCTGCTGACCTCCAGCGAGAAGGGGATGGGCATCCCCGAGTTCCGCGCCGCCATCGCGCGGGTGCTGGCGGAACGGCCGTGA
- a CDS encoding DUF423 domain-containing protein: MTATKTHLTFAALMGLAGVALLAAAAHVTGTANVQTAGQMLLFHASVVFGATAARKGGHLHDALARFALSAIIFGAVLFAADLGRRGFANEGLFPRAAPIGGWFMLGGWLGLAVSAVLAKPAGR; the protein is encoded by the coding sequence GTGACCGCGACCAAGACCCATCTGACCTTCGCCGCCCTGATGGGGCTCGCCGGCGTCGCACTGCTCGCGGCTGCCGCCCACGTCACCGGCACCGCCAATGTCCAGACTGCCGGGCAGATGCTGCTGTTCCACGCCTCGGTCGTCTTCGGCGCTACCGCGGCCCGCAAGGGTGGCCACCTCCACGACGCGCTGGCGCGCTTCGCGCTCTCGGCGATCATCTTCGGCGCAGTGCTGTTCGCGGCCGATCTCGGCCGGCGCGGCTTCGCCAACGAGGGGCTGTTCCCGCGCGCGGCGCCGATCGGCGGCTGGTTCATGCTCGGCGGCTGGCTCGGCCTTGCCGTCTCCGCCGTTCTGGCGAAGCCTGCCGGTCGCTGA
- a CDS encoding DUF1508 domain-containing protein, whose translation MSSCTDRSGDRWEIYPSGSEWRWRRVASNGRIVGASTEGYTSKANCIANAQRNGMTCTPQ comes from the coding sequence ATGAGCAGTTGCACCGATCGAAGCGGAGACAGGTGGGAAATCTACCCGTCGGGCAGCGAATGGCGTTGGCGCCGGGTCGCCTCGAACGGGCGTATCGTCGGCGCTTCGACGGAGGGCTATACGAGCAAGGCGAATTGCATCGCCAACGCTCAGCGCAACGGCATGACCTGCACGCCGCAATAG
- the argB gene encoding acetylglutamate kinase, whose translation MTDHPLLTPSQSAELLVQALPHMQRYDQEIIVIKYGGNAMGDAATAEDFAEDIVLLEQSGLKPVVCHGGGPQIAAMLKKLGIQSEFKQGLRVTDEATVEVVEMVLAGSVNKEIVGYITREGGRAIGLCGKDGNMVTARKVTRTIVDPDSKIEEILDLGFVGEPDTVNTTVLDAVLKAELIPVLAPVCAAADGQTYNVNADTFAGAIAGALSAKRLLLLTDVPGVLNKDKQLIPELTVEECRRLIADGTISGGMIPKIETCIYALEKGVEAVVILDGKVPHAALIELFTDTGAGTIIRR comes from the coding sequence ATGACCGACCATCCCCTGCTGACGCCGTCGCAATCTGCCGAGCTGCTCGTGCAGGCGCTGCCGCATATGCAGCGCTACGACCAGGAAATCATCGTCATCAAGTATGGCGGCAACGCCATGGGCGACGCGGCCACCGCCGAGGATTTCGCCGAGGACATCGTGCTGCTCGAGCAGTCCGGCCTGAAGCCGGTGGTCTGCCATGGCGGCGGCCCGCAGATCGCGGCGATGCTGAAGAAGCTCGGCATCCAGTCGGAGTTCAAGCAGGGCCTGCGCGTCACCGACGAGGCGACCGTCGAGGTCGTCGAGATGGTTCTCGCCGGCTCGGTCAACAAGGAGATCGTCGGCTACATCACCCGCGAGGGTGGCCGCGCCATCGGGCTCTGCGGCAAGGACGGCAATATGGTCACGGCCCGCAAGGTGACCCGCACGATCGTCGACCCCGATTCCAAGATCGAGGAGATTCTCGATCTCGGCTTCGTCGGTGAGCCCGATACGGTCAACACCACCGTGCTCGACGCGGTGTTGAAGGCCGAACTCATTCCGGTGCTGGCGCCGGTCTGCGCCGCCGCCGACGGCCAGACCTACAATGTCAACGCCGACACTTTCGCCGGCGCCATCGCCGGCGCGCTGAGCGCCAAACGCCTGCTGCTGCTGACCGACGTGCCGGGCGTGCTCAACAAGGACAAGCAGCTCATTCCGGAGCTCACGGTCGAGGAATGCCGCCGCCTGATAGCGGACGGCACGATCTCGGGCGGCATGATCCCGAAGATCGAGACCTGTATCTACGCGCTGGAAAAGGGCGTCGAGGCCGTCGTCATCCTCGACGGCAAGGTGCCGCACGCCGCGCTGATCGAGCTCTTCACCGATACCGGCGCCGGCACGATCATCCGGCGCTGA
- a CDS encoding pyrimidine 5'-nucleotidase has product MKRLADIPAAAPPLPTEGFAHVDHWIFDLDNTLYSHEARVWPQVDERITLFLAELFGLDGLSSRALQKYYYQRYGTTLKGLMEEHGIDPGDFLDFAHQIDLTLLDPNPDLGEAIAALPGRKLILTNGSRGHAENVAGKLGILHHFEDIFDIVQAGFTPKPERSTYETFLAKHAVDPGRAAMFEDIEKNLVVPSALGMKTVLIVPKTPDPFRETWEQVAVEAGHVHHVTADLTGFLKPLGRPAERHA; this is encoded by the coding sequence ATGAAAAGACTCGCTGACATACCTGCCGCGGCGCCGCCCCTTCCGACAGAGGGCTTCGCGCATGTCGATCACTGGATCTTCGACCTCGACAACACCCTCTACTCGCACGAGGCCAGGGTCTGGCCGCAGGTCGATGAGCGCATCACCCTGTTCCTCGCCGAGCTGTTCGGACTCGATGGGCTCTCCTCGCGCGCGCTGCAGAAATACTATTACCAGCGCTACGGCACGACGCTGAAGGGGCTGATGGAGGAGCATGGCATCGATCCGGGCGATTTCCTCGACTTCGCCCACCAGATCGACCTGACTCTGCTCGACCCGAATCCGGACCTGGGCGAGGCGATCGCGGCCCTGCCCGGCCGCAAGCTGATCCTGACCAACGGCTCGCGCGGACATGCCGAGAACGTCGCCGGCAAGCTCGGCATCCTCCACCACTTCGAGGACATCTTCGACATCGTGCAGGCCGGCTTCACGCCCAAGCCCGAGCGTTCGACCTATGAGACCTTTCTCGCCAAGCACGCCGTCGATCCGGGCCGGGCGGCGATGTTCGAGGACATCGAGAAGAACCTCGTCGTGCCGAGCGCGCTGGGCATGAAGACGGTGCTGATCGTGCCGAAGACGCCCGATCCCTTCCGCGAGACCTGGGAACAGGTCGCCGTCGAGGCCGGACATGTCCATCACGTCACGGCCGACCTCACCGGCTTCCTGAAGCCGCTCGGACGGCCTGCCGAACGTCACGCCTGA
- a CDS encoding O-succinylhomoserine sulfhydrylase, with the protein MSASDNAAAKLHPETRLVHAGTLRSQFGETSEALFLTQGHVYDSAEQCEARFLNKDPGFQYARFSNPTVAMLEGRMAAFEGAEACRATATGMAAVTAAVMAPLRAGDHVLAARALFGSCRYIVEDHLPRYGVESTLVDGTDIEAWRKAVRPNTKVFFLETPSNPTLEVIDIEAVAKIAKAAGARLIVDNVFATPLFQRPLELGADLVVYSATKHIDGQGRCLGGLIVGAKELIEGDIQTFLRQTGPAISPFNAWVMLKALETLPLRVAKQAENATKVADWLAAHAKPSKVIFCGHKSHPQAEIIARQMSGPSTLIAFEVPGGKDAAYRLLNACKLIRISNNLGDAKSLIVHPATTTHQRFTPEVRADMGVTDGMIRLSIGLEHSDDLIADLEQALAKV; encoded by the coding sequence ATGTCGGCATCGGACAACGCCGCAGCCAAGCTGCATCCTGAAACCCGCCTCGTCCACGCCGGCACCTTGCGCTCGCAGTTCGGCGAGACGTCCGAGGCGCTGTTCCTGACGCAGGGCCATGTCTATGACAGCGCCGAACAGTGCGAGGCGCGGTTCCTCAACAAGGATCCGGGTTTCCAATACGCCCGCTTCTCCAACCCGACCGTGGCGATGCTCGAAGGCCGCATGGCCGCCTTCGAGGGCGCCGAGGCCTGCCGCGCCACCGCAACCGGCATGGCCGCGGTCACGGCAGCGGTGATGGCGCCCTTACGCGCCGGGGACCATGTCTTGGCGGCCCGCGCGCTGTTCGGCTCCTGTCGCTACATCGTCGAGGATCACCTGCCGCGTTACGGCGTCGAGTCGACGCTGGTCGACGGCACCGATATCGAGGCCTGGCGCAAGGCCGTTCGCCCCAACACCAAGGTTTTCTTCCTCGAAACGCCGTCGAACCCGACGCTCGAGGTGATCGACATCGAAGCGGTGGCGAAGATCGCCAAGGCTGCTGGCGCCCGGCTCATCGTCGACAACGTCTTCGCCACGCCGCTCTTCCAACGCCCGCTCGAGCTCGGCGCCGACCTCGTCGTCTATTCGGCGACCAAGCATATCGACGGGCAGGGGCGCTGCCTCGGCGGCCTCATCGTCGGCGCGAAGGAGCTGATCGAGGGCGATATCCAGACCTTCCTGCGCCAGACCGGCCCGGCGATCTCCCCCTTCAACGCCTGGGTGATGCTGAAGGCACTGGAGACGCTGCCGCTGCGCGTCGCCAAGCAGGCGGAGAACGCAACGAAGGTCGCGGACTGGCTCGCCGCGCATGCCAAGCCGTCCAAGGTCATCTTCTGCGGCCACAAGAGCCATCCGCAGGCCGAGATCATCGCGCGGCAGATGAGCGGCCCCTCGACGCTGATCGCCTTCGAGGTGCCGGGCGGCAAGGACGCTGCCTACCGCCTGCTCAACGCCTGCAAGCTGATCCGCATCTCGAACAATCTCGGCGACGCCAAGAGCCTGATCGTCCATCCGGCGACGACGACGCATCAGCGCTTCACACCCGAGGTCCGCGCCGACATGGGCGTCACCGACGGCATGATCCGCCTCTCGATCGGGCTGGAGCATTCCGACGATCTGATCGCCGATCTGGAGCAGGCGCTGGCGAAGGTGTGA
- the hisB gene encoding imidazoleglycerol-phosphate dehydratase HisB yields MRSGEVKRRTNETDIAVSLLIDGTGKAEIATGVGFFDHMLDLFARHSLIDLKVAVKGDTHIDDHHSVEDAGIAMGEALKAALGSKKGIRRYADVHLPMDETLTRVAVDVSGRPFLVFRTEFKAQKIGSFDTELVREFFQAFAINAGITLHVETLYGDNAHHIAESCFKGLARALRQALEVDPREGDRIPSTKGAL; encoded by the coding sequence ATGCGTTCGGGCGAAGTGAAGCGCCGTACCAACGAGACCGATATCGCGGTCTCGCTCCTGATCGACGGCACCGGCAAGGCCGAGATCGCCACCGGCGTCGGCTTCTTCGACCATATGCTCGACCTGTTCGCCCGCCATTCGCTGATCGACCTGAAAGTCGCGGTGAAGGGCGACACCCATATCGACGACCATCACTCGGTCGAGGATGCCGGCATCGCCATGGGCGAGGCCCTTAAAGCAGCGCTCGGCTCCAAGAAGGGCATCCGCCGCTATGCGGACGTGCATCTGCCGATGGACGAGACGCTGACGCGCGTCGCCGTCGACGTCTCCGGCCGGCCGTTCCTGGTGTTCCGCACGGAGTTCAAGGCGCAGAAGATCGGCAGCTTCGACACCGAGCTGGTGCGCGAATTCTTCCAGGCCTTCGCCATCAACGCCGGCATCACGCTCCACGTCGAGACGCTCTATGGCGACAACGCCCACCACATCGCCGAAAGCTGCTTCAAGGGGCTGGCGCGGGCGCTGCGCCAAGCGCTGGAGGTCGATCCGCGCGAGGGCGACCGCATCCCCTCGACCAAGGGCGCGCTCTGA
- a CDS encoding DUF2628 domain-containing protein: MAFYTVLTPPLAAGGRVEEIEQARLIPESFSWGAFLLTGLWLLGRRLWLMTLLFVLVWAGLIYLRSRFGLHSSALSLIYWSIALFLGVEGNNFVVRKLLRKGWRLADVVEARSLPEAERRYFERALAGEAAPPRAEPAAPTMVARPSGPLPIIGLFPEARGR, translated from the coding sequence ATGGCATTCTACACGGTTCTGACACCGCCGCTGGCCGCAGGCGGCCGTGTCGAGGAAATCGAGCAGGCGCGCCTCATCCCCGAGAGCTTCTCCTGGGGCGCCTTCCTGCTCACCGGCCTCTGGCTCCTCGGCCGGAGGCTGTGGCTCATGACCCTGCTGTTCGTGCTGGTCTGGGCCGGTCTCATCTATCTGCGCAGCCGTTTCGGGCTGCATTCGAGCGCGCTCTCGCTGATCTACTGGTCGATCGCGCTGTTCCTCGGCGTCGAGGGCAACAATTTCGTCGTCCGCAAGCTCCTCCGCAAAGGCTGGCGGCTCGCCGACGTCGTTGAAGCGCGCAGCCTGCCAGAGGCCGAGCGCCGCTATTTCGAGCGGGCGCTGGCCGGTGAAGCTGCGCCGCCGCGCGCCGAGCCCGCCGCTCCCACGATGGTGGCGCGCCCGAGCGGGCCGCTGCCGATCATTGGCCTGTTTCCGGAGGCCCGCGGACGATGA
- the hisH gene encoding imidazole glycerol phosphate synthase subunit HisH yields MSQTVAIIDYGSGNLHSAAKAFERAAQESGIASTIHVTSDTAVVRAADRIVLPGVGAFADCRRGLDAVPGMVETLEEVVRAKGRPFLGICVGMQLLASRGLEYTITQGLGWIPGDVALIKPDDDSLKIPHMGWNVLHKQDEHPLLDGIETGPQGLHAYFVHSYALTAERPQDVLALTDHGGPVTAMVAHGNVAGTQFHPEKSQKLGLKLIANFLSWKP; encoded by the coding sequence ATGAGCCAGACCGTCGCCATCATCGATTACGGCTCGGGCAACCTGCACTCCGCCGCCAAGGCCTTCGAGCGGGCGGCGCAGGAGAGCGGCATCGCCTCGACCATCCACGTCACCAGCGACACCGCTGTCGTGCGCGCCGCCGACCGCATCGTGCTGCCGGGCGTCGGTGCCTTCGCCGATTGCCGGCGGGGGCTCGATGCCGTGCCGGGCATGGTCGAGACGCTGGAGGAAGTCGTGCGGGCCAAGGGCCGGCCCTTCCTCGGCATCTGCGTCGGCATGCAGTTGCTGGCGTCGCGCGGGCTCGAATACACGATCACCCAGGGTCTCGGCTGGATTCCGGGCGACGTCGCGCTGATCAAACCGGACGACGACAGCCTCAAGATCCCGCATATGGGCTGGAACGTCCTGCACAAGCAGGATGAGCATCCACTGCTCGACGGCATCGAGACCGGGCCGCAGGGGCTGCACGCCTATTTCGTCCACTCCTATGCCCTGACGGCAGAGCGTCCGCAGGACGTGCTGGCGCTGACCGACCATGGCGGGCCGGTGACCGCAATGGTGGCGCATGGCAACGTCGCCGGCACGCAGTTCCACCCCGAGAAGAGCCAGAAGCTGGGGCTGAAGCTCATCGCCAATTTCCTGAGCTGGAAGCCATGA
- the hisA gene encoding 1-(5-phosphoribosyl)-5-[(5-phosphoribosylamino)methylideneamino]imidazole-4-carboxamide isomerase: protein MEAMILFPAIDLKEGRCVRLKQGDMAQATVFNDDPAAQAAAFEAQGFQWLHVVDLDGAFAGKPMNAAAVEAILKRVAFPVQLGGGIRDMKTVAGWLEKGIRRVIIGTAAVRDPGFVREAAKEFPGQVAVGIDARDGFVAVEGWAETSSLAAADLGRRFEDAGVAAIIYTDIARDGMLEGINWDGTIALAKAVSIPVIASGGLASMADIERLCADDAAILEGAITGRALYDGRIDPAAALARIARSADEAAA, encoded by the coding sequence CTGGAAGCCATGATCCTCTTTCCCGCGATCGACCTGAAGGAAGGTCGCTGCGTCCGCCTGAAGCAGGGCGACATGGCGCAGGCGACCGTGTTCAACGACGATCCGGCCGCGCAGGCGGCCGCCTTCGAGGCCCAGGGCTTCCAGTGGCTGCATGTCGTCGATCTCGACGGCGCCTTCGCCGGCAAGCCGATGAACGCGGCCGCGGTCGAAGCCATCCTCAAGCGCGTGGCCTTCCCGGTGCAGCTCGGCGGCGGCATCCGCGACATGAAGACGGTCGCCGGCTGGCTGGAGAAGGGCATTCGCCGCGTCATCATCGGTACGGCGGCGGTGCGCGATCCCGGCTTCGTGCGCGAGGCGGCCAAGGAATTTCCGGGGCAGGTCGCGGTCGGCATCGATGCTCGCGACGGCTTCGTCGCGGTCGAAGGCTGGGCCGAGACCTCCTCGCTCGCGGCGGCCGATCTCGGCAGGCGCTTCGAGGATGCCGGCGTCGCCGCGATCATCTACACCGATATCGCCCGCGACGGCATGCTCGAGGGCATCAACTGGGACGGCACCATCGCACTGGCCAAGGCGGTCTCAATCCCGGTCATCGCCTCGGGGGGCTTAGCCTCGATGGCCGACATCGAGCGCCTCTGCGCTGATGATGCCGCGATCCTGGAGGGCGCGATCACTGGCCGCGCGCTCTATGATGGCCGCATCGACCCCGCCGCGGCGCTGGCGCGGATCGCCCGTTCGGCAGACGAAGCGGCCGCCTGA